From a region of the Salarias fasciatus chromosome 6, fSalaFa1.1, whole genome shotgun sequence genome:
- the LOC115390909 gene encoding golgin subfamily A member 7B-like, producing the protein MATEFHNLQELRHSASLANKVFIQRDYSEGTTCKFQTKFPSELESRIERTLFEDTVKTLNNYYAEAEKIGGQSYLEGCLACATAYLIFLCMETRYEKVLKKIAKYIQEQNEKIYAPRGLLITDPIERGMRVIEISIYEDRGSSGSSSGSSSVSGSTAR; encoded by the exons ATGGCGACAGAG TTTCATAACCTGCAGGAGCTGAGGCACAGCGCATCACTGGCCAACAAAGTTTTCATCCAGAGAGACTACAGTGAAGGAACCACCTGCAAGTTTCAGACCAAGTTCCCCTCTGAGCTGGAGAGCAGG atTGAGAGGACGCTGTTTGAGGACACTGTGAAGACGCTGAATAATTACTACGCTGAGGCAGAAAAGATCGGGGGACAGTCGTACTTGGAGGGCTGTCTGGCCTGCGCCACTGCATATCTTATCTTCCTCTGCATGGAGACGCGCTACGAGAAG GTGTTGAAGAAGATTGCCAAATACATTCAGGAGCAGAATGAGAAGATTTACGCCCCCAGAGGTCTCCTAATCACAGATCCCATCGAACGAGGGATGCGTGTT ATAGAAATCTCCATCTATGAAGACCGAGGCTCCAGTGGTTCCAGCTcaggcagcagctctgtgtcCGGCAGCACTGCCCGATGA
- the LOC115390873 gene encoding protrudin-like isoform X3, producing the protein MATHGAGAFPDPSQAPGERAELVHSSSKDTAGSPDVSELGSPRCTPNFDLLNMVVSYKRMALFLEPVSDAVELARLLLGWRMPLCSLLVCIFLNVFFCTINEVGWFTVTLVALAVPAALGYLQDRCGGRASESELQRRHHHAVHRRDLQTVHLTKQEAMLEVKDLLKHLDDMLSSACQSAEAVYKVLYWDNHTKSSRFYGGIIMVVCLLYFAPVGWVLAGLNSAIFLWNRDFCRVLLDIRKLFHIGPVQASEGVCEEQELGGVLDRTPTPTSLEDLSPGSVEEAEEAEPDDEFKDAIEEDDEGPLVPPEFDTISENGLLSRNEPIRSKVSKLTEKLRKRYPTTSTGNCSSCTAVFSVLKKRRNCSNCGNSFCSRCCSFKVPRSCMGATAPEAQRETVFVCAACNSALIKLQ; encoded by the exons ATGGCGACACATGGCGCCGGAGCGTTCCCCGACCCGTCTCAGGCTCCTGGGGAGCGAGCCGAGCTGGTGCACTCGTCGTCTAAAGACACCGCCGGGTCTCCCGACGTCTCCGAGTTGGGGAGCCCTCGCTGCACGCCGAACTTTGACCTCCTTAACATGGTCGTGTCCTATAAAAGAATGGCATTGTTTCTAGAACCAGTTTCTGATGCGGTGGAGCTGGCGCGCCTCCTGCTCGG ATGGAGGatgcctctctgctctctgcttgtCTGCATATTCCTCAATGTCTTCTTCTGCACCATCAATGAAG TGGGGTGGTTCACCGTGACGCTGGTGGCATTAGCAGTGCCTGCTGCCCTGGGTTACCTGCAGGACAGGTGTGGGGGCAGAGCCTCCGAgtctgagctccagaggaggCACCATCACGCCGTGCACCGCCGGGATCTGCAGACGGTGCACCTCACCAAACAGGAGGCCATGTTGGAAGTCAAAGACCT GCTGAAGCACTTGGATGACATGCTGTCCTCTGCCTGTCAGTCAGCAGAAGCTGTATATAAAGTCCTGTACTGGGACAACCACACCAAGTCATCAAG GTTCTATGGTGGCATTATAATGGTGGTGTGCCTGCTCTATTTTGCTCCTGTGGGTTGGGTGCTGGCCGGACTCAACAGCGCCATCTTCCTGTGGAACCGAGACTTCTGCAGAG TTTTACTGGACATCAGAAAGCTGTTCCACATAGGCCCCGTCCAGGCCTCGGAGGGCGTGTGTGAGGAGCAGGAACTCGGCGGTGTGTTGGACCGGACCCCTACGCCAACAAGCCTGGAG GACCTTTCCCCTGGCAGTgtggaggaagctgaggaggcggagcctgatGATGAATTCAAGGATGCCATTGAG GAGGACGATGAAGGGCCTCTCGTCCCGCCCGAGTTTGACACCATCTCCGAAAACGGCCTTTTGAGCCGCAACGAACCGATACGCAGCAAAGTGTCCAAACTGACGGAGAAGCTGCGTAAACGCTACCCCACCACCAGCACAG GAAATTGCTCAAGCTGCACTGCTGTCTTCTCTGTTTTGAAGAAAAGG AGGAACTGCAGTAACTGTGGCAACAGCTTCTGCTCTCGATGCTGTTCCTTCAAGGTGCCCAGATCTTGCATGGGAGCAACAG CTCCAGAGGCGCAGAGAGAGACCGTCTTTGTTTGCGCTGCCTGCAATTCTGCTCTCATCAAGTTACAATGA
- the LOC115390861 gene encoding B-cell lymphoma 6 protein-like, producing MKQQVTGTEQALRGAHLPAAEAALSLQEELVAAIHGAFEVAVEIAVREVKSLLGTRGSYADLRRENESLKERLQRAEAELDCRRREAGRFTPEERLSIPTKHAHHPVSPPWESGCSGGRGGGSPAGHPGYKQSPDPRDEPLSSDDQDCESEAHQHIRCLSQEIAEESTCSSVMKAENMKASCKKILSQDRPLPPHPSKSTLEQVTVKQEMLDDLREGSPSCLDSIKMEDYGLDCMSEVQSRMLEEQKLLVADGESQDLHFQLSSAGPDRADSPNPTTSIPPVTDLLALSSEFPSLFQVADPGPPSEAPPPQVYGVRVRTSRSLSSTLYACKTCGQAFQLPSLLRRHNSQCQQRQQQRCQQPAAGGTRTRLQLFPPGCSPFRCTVCNREFNRLENLKTHLRIHTGERPYTCSVCGKCFRHSGALKRHIRIHTGEKPYVCGQCGKSFRNWGGLKFHQRSHAKQLQS from the exons ATGAAGCAGCAGGTGACCGGGACCGAGCAGGCCCTACGCGGGGCTCACCTCCCGGCGGCCGAGGCGGCTCTCTCCCTCCAGGAGGAGCTCGTCGCGGCCATCCACGGAGCGTTTGAGGTGGCTGTGGAGATCGCGGTCCGAGAGGTGAAGAGCCTCCTGGGAACAAGAGGGAGTTACGCGGACCTGCGGCGGGAGAACGAGTCCCTGAAGGAGAGGCTCCAGAGAGCCGAGGCGGAGCTGGACTGTCGGCGGAGAGAGGCCGGGCGCTTCACCCCCGAGGAGAGACTCTCCATCCCCACAAAGCACGCGCATCATCCGGTCAGCCCCCCGTGGGAGTCCGGCTGCAGTGGGGGCAGAGGTGGGGGCTCTCCTGCAGGGCACCCCGGGTACAAACAGTCTCCAGACCCCCGAGATGAACCACTGAGCTCAGATGACCAGGACTGTGAGAGTGAGGCTCACCAACACATCCGCTGTCTTtctcaag aaatCGCTGAAGAGAGCACTTGTTCATCTGTAATGAAGGCTGAAAATATGAAAGCATCATGTAAAAAAATACTCAGTCAAGACCGTCCCCTCCCTCCACATCCCAGCAAGTCCACCTTGGAGCAGGTGACTGTAAAGCAGGAGATGCTGGATGACTTGAGAGAAGGTTCACCTTCCTGTTTGGACTCCATTAAAATGGAAGATTACGGCTTGGATTGTATGTCTGAGGTCCAGTCCAGAATGTTGGAGGAACAAAAACTGCTGGTGGCAGATGGTGAGAGCCAGGACCTACACTTCCAGCTGTCCAGCGCTGGGCCGGACCGGG ctgattcTCCAAACCCAACCACCAGCATCCCTCCTGTCACAGATCTCTTAGCCCTCTCCTCGGAGTTCCCAAGCCTCTTCCAGGTGGCCGATCCGGGTCCCCCGTCCGAAGCCCCTCCTCCGCAGGTCTATGGCGTGCGTGTCCGGACCAgccgcagcctcagcagcacCCTGTACGCCTGTAAGACCTGCGGGCAGGCCTTTCAGCTGCCCAGCCTGCTGCGGCGGCACAACAGCCAGTgccagcagaggcagcagcagcgctgccaGCAGCCGGCGGCCGGAGGCACCAGGACCCGGCTGCAGCTCTTCCCCCCGGGCTGCAGCCCCTTCCGCTGCACGGTGTGCAACCGGGAGTTCAACCGTCTGGAGAACCTGAAAACTCACCTCCGCATCCACAcaggagagcggccgtacaccTGCTCAGTCTGCGGCAAGTGCTTCCGTCACTCGGGAGCTTTAAAAAGGCATATACGCATCCACACCGGGGAGAAACCGTACGTCTGCGGACAGTGTGGAAAATCCTTCAGAAACTGGGGAGGGCTCAAGTTTCACCAGCGCTCTCACGCCAAGCAGCTGCAGTCGTAA
- the LOC115390873 gene encoding protrudin-like isoform X1, with amino-acid sequence MATHGAGAFPDPSQAPGERAELVHSSSKDTAGSPDVSELGSPRCTPNFDLLNMVVSYKRMALFLEPVSDAVELARLLLGWRMPLCSLLVCIFLNVFFCTINEVGWFTVTLVALAVPAALGYLQDRCGGRASESELQRRHHHAVHRRDLQTVHLTKQEAMLEVKDLLKHLDDMLSSACQSAEAVYKVLYWDNHTKSSRFYGGIIMVVCLLYFAPVGWVLAGLNSAIFLWNRDFCRVLLDIRKLFHIGPVQASEGVCEEQELGGVLDRTPTPTSLEDLSPGSVEEAEEAEPDDEFKDAIEEHSVSLQETPLVLVEDDEGPLVPPEFDTISENGLLSRNEPIRSKVSKLTEKLRKRYPTTSTGNCSSCTAVFSVLKKRRNCSNCGNSFCSRCCSFKVPRSCMGATAPEAQRETVFVCAACNSALIKLQ; translated from the exons ATGGCGACACATGGCGCCGGAGCGTTCCCCGACCCGTCTCAGGCTCCTGGGGAGCGAGCCGAGCTGGTGCACTCGTCGTCTAAAGACACCGCCGGGTCTCCCGACGTCTCCGAGTTGGGGAGCCCTCGCTGCACGCCGAACTTTGACCTCCTTAACATGGTCGTGTCCTATAAAAGAATGGCATTGTTTCTAGAACCAGTTTCTGATGCGGTGGAGCTGGCGCGCCTCCTGCTCGG ATGGAGGatgcctctctgctctctgcttgtCTGCATATTCCTCAATGTCTTCTTCTGCACCATCAATGAAG TGGGGTGGTTCACCGTGACGCTGGTGGCATTAGCAGTGCCTGCTGCCCTGGGTTACCTGCAGGACAGGTGTGGGGGCAGAGCCTCCGAgtctgagctccagaggaggCACCATCACGCCGTGCACCGCCGGGATCTGCAGACGGTGCACCTCACCAAACAGGAGGCCATGTTGGAAGTCAAAGACCT GCTGAAGCACTTGGATGACATGCTGTCCTCTGCCTGTCAGTCAGCAGAAGCTGTATATAAAGTCCTGTACTGGGACAACCACACCAAGTCATCAAG GTTCTATGGTGGCATTATAATGGTGGTGTGCCTGCTCTATTTTGCTCCTGTGGGTTGGGTGCTGGCCGGACTCAACAGCGCCATCTTCCTGTGGAACCGAGACTTCTGCAGAG TTTTACTGGACATCAGAAAGCTGTTCCACATAGGCCCCGTCCAGGCCTCGGAGGGCGTGTGTGAGGAGCAGGAACTCGGCGGTGTGTTGGACCGGACCCCTACGCCAACAAGCCTGGAG GACCTTTCCCCTGGCAGTgtggaggaagctgaggaggcggagcctgatGATGAATTCAAGGATGCCATTGAG GAACATTCAGTTTCCCTCCAG GAAACCCCCTTGGTCTTAGTG GAGGACGATGAAGGGCCTCTCGTCCCGCCCGAGTTTGACACCATCTCCGAAAACGGCCTTTTGAGCCGCAACGAACCGATACGCAGCAAAGTGTCCAAACTGACGGAGAAGCTGCGTAAACGCTACCCCACCACCAGCACAG GAAATTGCTCAAGCTGCACTGCTGTCTTCTCTGTTTTGAAGAAAAGG AGGAACTGCAGTAACTGTGGCAACAGCTTCTGCTCTCGATGCTGTTCCTTCAAGGTGCCCAGATCTTGCATGGGAGCAACAG CTCCAGAGGCGCAGAGAGAGACCGTCTTTGTTTGCGCTGCCTGCAATTCTGCTCTCATCAAGTTACAATGA
- the LOC115390873 gene encoding protrudin-like isoform X2: MATHGAGAFPDPSQAPGERAELVHSSSKDTAGSPDVSELGSPRCTPNFDLLNMVVSYKRMALFLEPVSDAVELARLLLGWRMPLCSLLVCIFLNVFFCTINEVGWFTVTLVALAVPAALGYLQDRCGGRASESELQRRHHHAVHRRDLQTVHLTKQEAMLEVKDLLKHLDDMLSSACQSAEAVYKVLYWDNHTKSSRFYGGIIMVVCLLYFAPVGWVLAGLNSAIFLWNRDFCRVLLDIRKLFHIGPVQASEGVCEEQELGGVLDRTPTPTSLEDLSPGSVEEAEEAEPDDEFKDAIEEHSVSLQEDDEGPLVPPEFDTISENGLLSRNEPIRSKVSKLTEKLRKRYPTTSTGNCSSCTAVFSVLKKRRNCSNCGNSFCSRCCSFKVPRSCMGATAPEAQRETVFVCAACNSALIKLQ; encoded by the exons ATGGCGACACATGGCGCCGGAGCGTTCCCCGACCCGTCTCAGGCTCCTGGGGAGCGAGCCGAGCTGGTGCACTCGTCGTCTAAAGACACCGCCGGGTCTCCCGACGTCTCCGAGTTGGGGAGCCCTCGCTGCACGCCGAACTTTGACCTCCTTAACATGGTCGTGTCCTATAAAAGAATGGCATTGTTTCTAGAACCAGTTTCTGATGCGGTGGAGCTGGCGCGCCTCCTGCTCGG ATGGAGGatgcctctctgctctctgcttgtCTGCATATTCCTCAATGTCTTCTTCTGCACCATCAATGAAG TGGGGTGGTTCACCGTGACGCTGGTGGCATTAGCAGTGCCTGCTGCCCTGGGTTACCTGCAGGACAGGTGTGGGGGCAGAGCCTCCGAgtctgagctccagaggaggCACCATCACGCCGTGCACCGCCGGGATCTGCAGACGGTGCACCTCACCAAACAGGAGGCCATGTTGGAAGTCAAAGACCT GCTGAAGCACTTGGATGACATGCTGTCCTCTGCCTGTCAGTCAGCAGAAGCTGTATATAAAGTCCTGTACTGGGACAACCACACCAAGTCATCAAG GTTCTATGGTGGCATTATAATGGTGGTGTGCCTGCTCTATTTTGCTCCTGTGGGTTGGGTGCTGGCCGGACTCAACAGCGCCATCTTCCTGTGGAACCGAGACTTCTGCAGAG TTTTACTGGACATCAGAAAGCTGTTCCACATAGGCCCCGTCCAGGCCTCGGAGGGCGTGTGTGAGGAGCAGGAACTCGGCGGTGTGTTGGACCGGACCCCTACGCCAACAAGCCTGGAG GACCTTTCCCCTGGCAGTgtggaggaagctgaggaggcggagcctgatGATGAATTCAAGGATGCCATTGAG GAACATTCAGTTTCCCTCCAG GAGGACGATGAAGGGCCTCTCGTCCCGCCCGAGTTTGACACCATCTCCGAAAACGGCCTTTTGAGCCGCAACGAACCGATACGCAGCAAAGTGTCCAAACTGACGGAGAAGCTGCGTAAACGCTACCCCACCACCAGCACAG GAAATTGCTCAAGCTGCACTGCTGTCTTCTCTGTTTTGAAGAAAAGG AGGAACTGCAGTAACTGTGGCAACAGCTTCTGCTCTCGATGCTGTTCCTTCAAGGTGCCCAGATCTTGCATGGGAGCAACAG CTCCAGAGGCGCAGAGAGAGACCGTCTTTGTTTGCGCTGCCTGCAATTCTGCTCTCATCAAGTTACAATGA